Within the Glycine soja cultivar W05 chromosome 3, ASM419377v2, whole genome shotgun sequence genome, the region ataaacattttttatatcacTTATATATGTAaccaatgttaaaaaattatacatataagtttaaatatatacgaggataaaaattatcttttagtctaaaataaattacaaatttaatttctttagtattattatttatctttaagTATTCCTTAAAAGTAATGAAATAATGTAAgtaattgttaaaatattaaatatctatTATTTCATTCCTTaagttgatatattttattaaagatcGTGAACTAATTCGAAAGATTTTTCAATACTTAGAAAATTACTTATGATGATTTTAAATACCTAAAGGATAATGTAATTTCTTAGGGACTGCTACCATAATCTAGATACATATGATATTATCGTCTttacttttgtaatttttttattcagaaacttttattttaagagaAGGTAGTATTTTGTGGGAGAGATTATAGTTTATTCAAAAGAATACGAAATGTATGTTTTTAAGCACTTAATAgatgaataatattttagataGATCTGTCTATAAATGCACTAttctttacttattttattttatttttgggtgaAGTGCGAAGTGATATTCTCTAATGATGAATGGCctatattacaaattattttatatgttgtttgaatattggttttacaatatttttcacTCTTTGGTAAGATAATAAATATCCCTTCCTTCATAGTGTTGAACTTGTTTCTCCTTACACAAAAATGACACTATTggttttacaatatttttaatacgACTTTAAAGGaattattatgaaattaataaatatatcatttatggcagttttttttaacatgtttagacaatttttttaaattttaattgtttctcTTTCATAACCAGCTAGTTCCCCTCTTTTTGTCACAGGAATTGaaactcaaatttataaaaagaaaataattaaaatatctatcaATTATTAAGAGAATGactatccaaaaaataatggcagtcaaactaattttttataaaaaattttataactaCCTTAATGACGGGAAATTAAGACAAGGGCTTATCTTAATCATTCATGAAGGAAATTTTCAAAtcaacaataaattaatttgccCAAACTTTTGTCTCAGTTTAGTTATgcaatattcatttttaatttaaatatactagtaatgtatttttttatactatcattatttaaatattaatatgtatgatacatttattattatttttttctataatttataatttaaatatactagtaatgtaatttaaacatttttttattgattatcgatataaagttttttatactaaataaaaactaaactctataaaaataatataccgAAAAAACTCtataaatatattacaaaaattttaaattttttcacattattttttttaaaattttaaaaaattgatttttgaaagcAATAGAATAAGACCTTAATTCGATTTGTGTGCTAAGATTGTTAAGGATCCACCACCTTAACTATTTTATGGTTATTTTAGGTTGTTCTTTACTTAActtaatttgatgaaaaattTCCCTTTAGTTGTTGGACCCTCTGCGTCAGGCTTTCCGGGTAGCATTGTTGGGAAACAGAGCTATGCCATGAACGAAGGAGAAGAACCCCTTTCactcaccatcatcatcatgcTAATTCACATATCATTTCACTTCTTTTAGACAATCTCGTGCTTTGAAATTCATCACCATTTCTTTCACCACTCTTCCACTTTCATAACTATGCATATAGGTATGTCTGCGAACGCAATCATCCAAACCAAACCTGCTACTTTTCCTCACAAAATGccttcttttttagttttcttataattttccaGGGCTTTCTCAGGTGCCCTTTTGTAGCTTTTGATCCATTGGAGGATCGTCTATTGTTTCTACTATTTTGGGTGGTTTCTGGATTTTGTGCGGTGTTATACATTTTAGAAATTTCTTAATAATTGGGTACCCTTTGCTATGTTTTTGTTGTCGAGGCTCTATGTAGAGTTGTTTTTAGATTGGTCATAGAAAGATGTGTTATTTCTATCTGTGTTCATTGGAAAAACTTGGGAGAAGTTGTCAAAGAGAGAGTAAATTGAAGTACTTTACCAATATATGGTTCTGGCAGATGAATAATTCTGTCTGAAAGTTGAATTAGTATCATTTGAGTTGACGAGTGAGGTTACTGAAACCTCTGAAAACcgaattttctttttccttccatGGACTTTAACGGTTTGTCTTGCATGCATCATTTTCATTCAGCAATTGCATTTGGTCTCTTTTAGTGAATCATTGAGTTcctctttgtaattttgtatattAGACCTGCTATACTTGCAAGTGAAATCCATTTGCCTTTTCATGCAATGGtgcaaaattattttgtgtTATCTACTTTAGCACGGTTCAAGTGCTTATGTGTTAGTCTTTAGATGCTGATCTGCGTTTTTGCGTGAACACAAACATGTGGTACtgttttttagaatatttttcaaCGTTGGACTCTAGTTTAGTCACTAATTGTTGTTGGACAATCAGAAAACTAGACATTTGGAGCTggaaatgaatgaaaaataagtCAATTGCAAAAAACTACCATGTGCTTTGAAACTAATCAATTTGATTCCTTGAACTTAGCAAATCGTGCATAATGGCTCCTTTCAAGGGTTTCCTACACATGCTCAAACGGTTATGTGTTTGGTAAGTTCAGGGAGCCATGTTACTGAGTTTTGAACCACATGAAATTTTGCTGCAATTGTCCTGTAACTAGAGGGGGTTTATATTCATTTTAGCGAAATATTAACTTAATTCCCTAGTGCTTGTTACAAAtgttctcttttaatttattttttgttgtttttgtaaCACTGGTTTGCTATTATTTTGGTCTAACTGAAGCAGGTCAAATAGATACATCTTCAGTGAAATGTCTTGTCAACAGCATTTCGCGATTCATACATCTAGTTTCTTGCCAAGCAGTGAAACCTATGCCCCTTCAAAAGAACTGTAATAATATGGTTTGTGTGTTGAAGCATTTGAAACCAGTGCTCGATGATATTGTGGATTTCAAAATCCCTTTCGATGAAAATCTGCATAGAGAATGTGAAGAATTGGATATGCGGGTTAATGAAGCTAGGGAGTTCATTGAAAAATGGGGCCCGAAGATGAGCAGGATTCACAGTGTAATTACTTACATTCTTAATTTCTTGTACTTGAACAAATATCATTATTCGACAACTGTTATTGAACTTGTTTAAGATCCTAAACCTCTATGTTGGCATTTGAACAAGGTCAAAAGAAACAATGCACCACCAATACCTCCCCCATCTGTCTTTCTTCTCTGGAAGAGATTGATCACAACCTCTTAACTATTTTGTTGGGAATATTCTATTTTCAGGTTCTTCAAAGTGGGGAATTGTTGATCAAGTTACAGAACTCTTCATATAAGATTTGTCACATGATAGTTAAATCACTAAAGGGACCTGCATCTGTTTTGGTTTCGGGTAATCTTCAGGTAGGTCCAAcgttaaaagtaaattttttccTTATCATTATTCATTTGTTCTTCACTTCTCCTATCCCACTCCCCTGTAAAAGTAAAAGGACAGGGTAAAGAAAGTCAAACTACTTCATTTGGCAGTAATAGTTATTGTCTGTTTTGTGGGTGCCTTGCGGCTCAATAGAATTATGGCACTAATTGCTAGCTACTTTTCAGCAATATATGCAGGAACTTCAGTGTCTTAAGAAGGAACCTGCAATGATCTATATAGAAGACGCATTGAGAAATCAAAGGGATAATATCGAACCTTGCTATGATTCTCTAAAGGAAATTATACGGTTACTCATGATATCAAACCAGGAGCTACTGATAGAAAGTATTGCTGTGGAAAAGGAAAGGTCAAATGCTGAAGTCAATAAAACAAAAGGGGACTTGGATGAAATTAACCAAATTGTGAATCTTGTGTGCAGTTTACGTGATTATGTGATGAAATTTGAGCGCCCTGAAGTCAAAAGTGGTGTTTCAATTCCCCCCTATTTTCGATGTCCTTTATCATTAGAACTCATGTCAGATGCTGTTATTGTGGCTTCAGGTCAGACATATGAAAGGCAATCCATTCAAAAGTGGCTTGATCATGGGCTAACTGTTTGTCCCAACACTCGCCAGATACTTGTCCATACAAATCTCATTCCCAATTATACTGTTAAAGCTATGATAGCAAATTGGTGTGAGGAAAATAATGTCAAACTTCCCAGTAACTCTAAGCAAAGTAATTCCTCTCATATTTCATCCCCCTCAGATCATTTATTACATCAAGATTTAGATCGTCTGTGTAGCTTTGAGTCTTCAGCTAGTAGCGATTCCAATTCAAATCAAATTGCAAATGCATTTGAGAAACCAAAGGATGATAACTCTTTCAGATCAAGCAGGGAATCTGATAGAAGCTGGAATGGAGAGACAGAAAAGTTTGAGCAACAATCCCCTGCACCTTCATGTAGTAACAGCAGAAGTGAATCATTTTCAAGTTCTATTTCTAGTACTGATTATGTACTTCCAGTTTTGAAAGAGGTGTCAGGCATATCTAATAAGCATCAAAATGTGGAGTTGTCTAGAGAAATTACTGATGGGTGTCCTGCTTCTCCTGCATATAAAGAATCAGTGATTTATCCTTGGTTATCTGGAAAGCAATTTCATAGCCCTGGATCAAAAATTGGAAGGATGGAGGATGAAAATAAGTATAATGAGAGTAACAATATTAGTATTACCAGTCATTCAAAAGTTGCTTCCCATCCTGtaggatccaatgaattgatcACCACATCCCATGTCAATGAGTTGATTGAAGATCTCCAGAGTCAATCGAATGAAACACAAACTGCTGCTGCAGAACAATTGAGGCTCTGTACCAAGCATAACATGGAGAACCGCATCAGTGTAGGGCGGTGTGGGGCAATTATGCCTTTACTCTCACTGCTATATTCAGAAAGGAAGATAACACAAGAGCATGCCGTGACAGCTCTACTGAATTTGTCAATTAATGAAGGCAACAAGGCCTTGATTATGGAAGCAGGGGCCATAGAACCACTTATCCATGTTTTGAAGACAGGGAATGATGGTGCAAAGGAGAATTCTGCTGCTGCTCTGTTCAGCCTCTCTGTAATAGATAACAATAAGGCAAAAATTGGCCGTTCTGGTGCAGTCAAAGCTTTGGTGGGTCTTCTAGCCTCAGGAACTCTTAGGGGAAAGAAGGATTCTGCCACTGCTTTATTCAACCTATCAATATTCCATGAGAATAAAGCTCGTATAGTTCAAGCTGGAGCCGTGAAGTTTCTGGTTCTGCTATTGGACCCTACTGATAAAATGGTTGACAAGGCTGTTGCTCTTTTGGCAAACCTGTCAACAATTGCAGAGGGCCGAATAGAAATTGCAAGGGAAGGGGGCATTCCCTCACTAGTTGAAATTGTTGAATCAGGTTCTCTGAGGGGAAAGGAAAATGCTGCTTCCATCCTCTTGCAACTATGTCTTCATAATCAAAAGTTTTGTACCCTGGTTCTCCAAGAAGGAGCTGTACCTCCCCTAGTTGCATTATCTCAGTCTGGTACTCCAAGAGCTAAGGAAAAGGTATGGAACTAATCCTCTTGTCTTTGTCATCTATTTTGGTggtcaaatttttatttagtgtGCATATACAATTGTTTTGCTACATTTTTATGAGCTGTGTTACTCTTCTCTAGGAAAATAGTGTTCAAATCTTGGTGTTCAATCATGGTTACAGAATCAATTTGTTGAAACAATGTGCTAAAAAATCTGGCATTCTAATCTATGTTCTGCAGTGCATTCTTCCCCCAGCCTTGCCCCCAAAAACAGTGAAGAAGTAAGTTTTGACCCTTTTGTTTGGGATTGTTGTTGAGATATTTTCCCTTTGATCTGATATTTATCAAGTAGAAAGATAGGAGAAAGCATAATTCATGCTCaagagaaataataattttcacaatGGACTTTTTAAGTAACACAAACTTATGAAAAAGTATACAAACATTGAGGGGTCATTGCATACAGAGTCTCACATCATAAGCATAATCTGAAACGTGGAAGAAGTGCTAACAATATGTTCGCTTACATGCAGGCACAACAGCTTCTCAGTCATTTTCGTAATCAGCGTGAAGGAGTCAAGGGGAAGGGGAAATCATGAAGATAAGGCAATTTTGATCATTTCATTGCCCTTTTCACTCTTGCCTCAGTAACTCCCTAATCTACATCCACTTGAGGACTTTAGGGCTCCtttactcatttttttaattctttttaaatgtatcatttgtgttgtaggcacaaacctttttttttgtttcctgcATTAGTAGGGTACCCCCCCACCCCAATTTGTTTTGTTGGTTTTAATGGCTTGGTTTCTTTCTAGTAGTGAGATCTGTTTTGAAGAAAAGGTAAGCTATTTCTGAAGCTTTATGCTTTGGCGAGATGTAAAAACAAAACACTGTTCTGTTGGAGTCATAAGTCATAACTGATGCGGTTGTGAGTCACTGTTGTACATATTTGTAAATATGGTATAGAATCTTGTGATGTACCATAAATTGTTGTACCTCATTCGGCCATgtgagcattttttttttaatttattcaatccTGTTTCAATCTATGCTTTCACTTTGACttgtatatattataatattactgACCTCACCCGTTCAGAGGTATACAAAGTTGATTACATTCTGAGAGCTTCGAGTTCAATCCAGGACCTTGTTGGCTAGCATCAGGTCATGCATGTCTTGTTTGTTAAACAAGTAATGCTCAAAATTTAAGCTCATCCAGAAAATGATTTAGAAATGGTGCATGGTACTAAGGGGTCTAACTCCGTTGAACATAGTGTGTGAATTGTTGAAACTCCTTTGatatataccaaaaaaaaagacatgATGTATGGctattacttattttatattgttacaATGTGTCTATTTGAGAATAATTTGTCCTTGAGGATGGTTACATTATCATTATACGGTTGATATTTGTCAAATACTGGTGAATAGAATTTTATATGATCATGTGGTTCAAGGGTACATAATTTCTCCCTAAGACAGGTGCAACTAATGCA harbors:
- the LOC114406931 gene encoding U-box domain-containing protein 3-like isoform X4 translates to MHIAGQIDTSSVKCLVNSISRFIHLVSCQAVKPMPLQKNCNNMVCVLKHLKPVLDDIVDFKIPFDENLHRECEELDMRVNEAREFIEKWGPKMSRIHSVLQSGELLIKLQNSSYKICHMIVKSLKGPASVLVSGNLQQYMQELQCLKKEPAMIYIEDALRNQRDNIEPCYDSLKEIIRLLMISNQELLIESIAVEKERSNAEVNKTKGDLDEINQIVNLVCSLRDYVMKFERPEVKSGVSIPPYFRCPLSLELMSDAVIVASGQTYERQSIQKWLDHGLTVCPNTRQILVHTNLIPNYTVKAMIANWCEENNVKLPSNSKQSNSSHISSPSDHLLHQDLDRLCSFESSASSDSNSNQIANAFEKPKDDNSFRSSRESDRSWNGETEKFEQQSPAPSCSNSRSESFSSSISSTDYVLPVLKEVSGISNKHQNVELSREITDGCPASPAYKESVIYPWLSGKQFHSPGSKIGRMEDENKYNESNNISITSHSKVASHPVGSNELITTSHVNELIEDLQSQSNETQTAAAEQLRLCTKHNMENRISVGRCGAIMPLLSLLYSERKITQEHAVTALLNLSINEGNKALIMEAGAIEPLIHVLKTGNDGAKENSAAALFSLSVIDNNKAKIGRSGAVKALVGLLASGTLRGKKDSATALFNLSIFHENKARIVQAGAVKFLVLLLDPTDKMVDKAVALLANLSTIAEGRIEIAREGGIPSLVEIVESGSLRGKENAASILLQLCLHNQKFCTLVLQEGAVPPLVALSQSGTPRAKEKAQQLLSHFRNQREGVKGKGKS
- the LOC114406931 gene encoding U-box domain-containing protein 3-like isoform X3, coding for MHIAGQIDTSSVKCLVNSISRFIHLVSCQAVKPMPLQKNCNNMVCVLKHLKPVLDDIVDFKIPFDENLHRECEELDMRVNEAREFIEKWGPKMSRIHSVLQSGELLIKLQNSSYKICHMIVKSLKGPASVLVSGNLQQYMQELQCLKKEPAMIYIEDALRNQRDNIEPCYDSLKEIIRLLMISNQELLIESIAVEKERSNAEVNKTKGDLDEINQIVNLVCSLRDYVMKFERPEVKSGVSIPPYFRCPLSLELMSDAVIVASGQTYERQSIQKWLDHGLTVCPNTRQILVHTNLIPNYTVKAMIANWCEENNVKLPSNSKQSNSSHISSPSDHLLHQDLDRLCSFESSASSDSNSNQIANAFEKPKDDNSFRSSRESDRSWNGETEKFEQQSPAPSCSNSRSESFSSSISSTDYVLPVLKEVSGISNKHQNVELSREITDGCPASPAYKESVIYPWLSGKQFHSPGSKIGRMEDENKYNESNNISITSHSKVASHPVGSNELITTSHVNELIEDLQSQSNETQTAAAEQLRLCTKHNMENRISVGRCGAIMPLLSLLYSERKITQEHAVTALLNLSINEGNKALIMEAGAIEPLIHVLKTGNDGAKENSAAALFSLSVIDNNKAKIGRSGAVKALVGLLASGTLRGKKDSATALFNLSIFHENKARIVQAGAVKFLVLLLDPTDKMVDKAVALLANLSTIAEGRIEIAREGGIPSLVEIVESGSLRGKENAASILLQLCLHNQKFCTLVLQEGAVPPLVALSQSGTPRAKEKCILPPALPPKTVKKHNSFSVIFVISVKESRGRGNHEDKAILIISLPFSLLPQ
- the LOC114406931 gene encoding U-box domain-containing protein 3-like isoform X2, which translates into the protein MHIGQIDTSSVKCLVNSISRFIHLVSCQAVKPMPLQKNCNNMVCVLKHLKPVLDDIVDFKIPFDENLHRECEELDMRVNEAREFIEKWGPKMSRIHSVLQSGELLIKLQNSSYKICHMIVKSLKGPASVLVSGNLQQYMQELQCLKKEPAMIYIEDALRNQRDNIEPCYDSLKEIIRLLMISNQELLIESIAVEKERSNAEVNKTKGDLDEINQIVNLVCSLRDYVMKFERPEVKSGVSIPPYFRCPLSLELMSDAVIVASGQTYERQSIQKWLDHGLTVCPNTRQILVHTNLIPNYTVKAMIANWCEENNVKLPSNSKQSNSSHISSPSDHLLHQDLDRLCSFESSASSDSNSNQIANAFEKPKDDNSFRSSRESDRSWNGETEKFEQQSPAPSCSNSRSESFSSSISSTDYVLPVLKEVSGISNKHQNVELSREITDGCPASPAYKESVIYPWLSGKQFHSPGSKIGRMEDENKYNESNNISITSHSKVASHPVGSNELITTSHVNELIEDLQSQSNETQTAAAEQLRLCTKHNMENRISVGRCGAIMPLLSLLYSERKITQEHAVTALLNLSINEGNKALIMEAGAIEPLIHVLKTGNDGAKENSAAALFSLSVIDNNKAKIGRSGAVKALVGLLASGTLRGKKDSATALFNLSIFHENKARIVQAGAVKFLVLLLDPTDKMVDKAVALLANLSTIAEGRIEIAREGGIPSLVEIVESGSLRGKENAASILLQLCLHNQKFCTLVLQEGAVPPLVALSQSGTPRAKEKENSVQILVFNHGYRINLLKQCAKKSGILIYVLQCILPPALPPKTVKKHNSFSVIFVISVKESRGRGNHEDKAILIISLPFSLLPQ
- the LOC114406931 gene encoding U-box domain-containing protein 3-like isoform X1, which encodes MHIAGQIDTSSVKCLVNSISRFIHLVSCQAVKPMPLQKNCNNMVCVLKHLKPVLDDIVDFKIPFDENLHRECEELDMRVNEAREFIEKWGPKMSRIHSVLQSGELLIKLQNSSYKICHMIVKSLKGPASVLVSGNLQQYMQELQCLKKEPAMIYIEDALRNQRDNIEPCYDSLKEIIRLLMISNQELLIESIAVEKERSNAEVNKTKGDLDEINQIVNLVCSLRDYVMKFERPEVKSGVSIPPYFRCPLSLELMSDAVIVASGQTYERQSIQKWLDHGLTVCPNTRQILVHTNLIPNYTVKAMIANWCEENNVKLPSNSKQSNSSHISSPSDHLLHQDLDRLCSFESSASSDSNSNQIANAFEKPKDDNSFRSSRESDRSWNGETEKFEQQSPAPSCSNSRSESFSSSISSTDYVLPVLKEVSGISNKHQNVELSREITDGCPASPAYKESVIYPWLSGKQFHSPGSKIGRMEDENKYNESNNISITSHSKVASHPVGSNELITTSHVNELIEDLQSQSNETQTAAAEQLRLCTKHNMENRISVGRCGAIMPLLSLLYSERKITQEHAVTALLNLSINEGNKALIMEAGAIEPLIHVLKTGNDGAKENSAAALFSLSVIDNNKAKIGRSGAVKALVGLLASGTLRGKKDSATALFNLSIFHENKARIVQAGAVKFLVLLLDPTDKMVDKAVALLANLSTIAEGRIEIAREGGIPSLVEIVESGSLRGKENAASILLQLCLHNQKFCTLVLQEGAVPPLVALSQSGTPRAKEKENSVQILVFNHGYRINLLKQCAKKSGILIYVLQCILPPALPPKTVKKHNSFSVIFVISVKESRGRGNHEDKAILIISLPFSLLPQ
- the LOC114406931 gene encoding U-box domain-containing protein 3-like isoform X5, with product MHIGQIDTSSVKCLVNSISRFIHLVSCQAVKPMPLQKNCNNMVCVLKHLKPVLDDIVDFKIPFDENLHRECEELDMRVNEAREFIEKWGPKMSRIHSVLQSGELLIKLQNSSYKICHMIVKSLKGPASVLVSGNLQQYMQELQCLKKEPAMIYIEDALRNQRDNIEPCYDSLKEIIRLLMISNQELLIESIAVEKERSNAEVNKTKGDLDEINQIVNLVCSLRDYVMKFERPEVKSGVSIPPYFRCPLSLELMSDAVIVASGQTYERQSIQKWLDHGLTVCPNTRQILVHTNLIPNYTVKAMIANWCEENNVKLPSNSKQSNSSHISSPSDHLLHQDLDRLCSFESSASSDSNSNQIANAFEKPKDDNSFRSSRESDRSWNGETEKFEQQSPAPSCSNSRSESFSSSISSTDYVLPVLKEVSGISNKHQNVELSREITDGCPASPAYKESVIYPWLSGKQFHSPGSKIGRMEDENKYNESNNISITSHSKVASHPVGSNELITTSHVNELIEDLQSQSNETQTAAAEQLRLCTKHNMENRISVGRCGAIMPLLSLLYSERKITQEHAVTALLNLSINEGNKALIMEAGAIEPLIHVLKTGNDGAKENSAAALFSLSVIDNNKAKIGRSGAVKALVGLLASGTLRGKKDSATALFNLSIFHENKARIVQAGAVKFLVLLLDPTDKMVDKAVALLANLSTIAEGRIEIAREGGIPSLVEIVESGSLRGKENAASILLQLCLHNQKFCTLVLQEGAVPPLVALSQSGTPRAKEKAQQLLSHFRNQREGVKGKGKS